ACCGAATTGGCAAAGGTGGAGGCAATGAAGGTGAGAATGATCATAGTGTCACCCGTCTCCTGGATGGATGTAAAGATGCGGGCCACCGAGCCGGCGAACATCATGATCACCGTGGCGGCGGATAACTGACCAGTGGATCCAGCCTGGAAGTTGGTGTACGCCTGCGACAATTTGCCCACCAGCAGAATGGGAATGTTGCAGCTCTGGATGGTGAACAGGACCGACATGGGTGTTAGACCCGAGTTGAGGACATACATAAGCACTACATATCCCAAGAGAAACAGCCCCGACTGAGCCTTGCGTCCATTGAAGAAGAGGACCAGGACAGCAATTGCCACGGTCTGGATGGCCAGGAAGGTACTGTCGCCCCAGGCACTGAACGGATAGCCATGCATAAAGTTGTAGGACAGGTGGAAGGATATGGCCAGCAGGTCCAGCACCACGCCCACTATATTGATGCCCTCGCCGGACTTGCTGTTAAGGATCTTCAGCACCTGGGGCACCTTCACCAGCACGGATCCGGCAATAATGGCCAGTCCCAGGCCCTTGCTCAGCAAAGCCTTGAAGCAGGGAACTGCAAGAGAATTTAATGGGTGTTTAATCGCTATCAATTCCACTCGGACATCCACTCACTGTCCAGAAAGTTGTGCTCCAGGAAGTAGTTATCATAGCACTTCTCGCTCATGAGGAAAAGAGCTCCCTGCTTGATAAGATCCGTCATTTTGTGCTGCGGACAATTTCCTTCTGTTTATCACGGAGGTCGCAGTCGTACTTAATTAGTTAGTGGTGCCCGCTGATTTCACTATGCACCGGTGTTATCAAGCTGGCCGGTCGATCCAAGAATGAAATGGAAAGCCGACGTTCACGCACACGTAATGCTGAAGCCGAAGAAGAGATGGCTGCCCGGTGGTgaatcggatcggatcggactGGGAGTGTAGGTGGAATGATAAGATATAGGGTGGTTGTATCTTATCCACTGCGCTGCCAAACGTTATGTTATTTTCGTCCAACTTTCCCTAAAAGGTGTGCGGTAAAAATCGCTACGTGGTTTTGGGCGCTGCGCAACACTGCCGCACAGTGGTACAGGATCAAGTAAAATGTGAAAGAAATATTATGTGATCAAATATTAATACTAAGTATTAAAAcctaaatatttcattttatgtaatattatattatattatgtaTTATATGTTAAATCTTCTTTAACATTGtctcaattaaaataactaccCTCCGTTAAAATTGATACACACACCTTCATTACCTGCCCCACTGTCGCGGCTTATCGATAACAAATCGATTGTTCTTTTAACTCTACCAGTGCGCTGCAGatacaatttgtttattctGCGGCCGAAGTTGACGCGATAAAAGAAACTGGGACTAGAACTTGCAAAAAAGCCGGCTAATTAACATGTCCACCTCCGATGGAGCCCCGGAAAGCAAAAAGCCACGTCCTGAAAGTAGCAGCAACGGGAGCAAGGACCAAAATGGAACGGCGGCCGGCGCCGGAGGCGATTCCCGTGATAAAGTCGCACTGATAACAGGCATAACGGGCCAGGTGTGTAATTATTAACATTAGTCACGTTTGTTTGTGGGAGATCCCATTTAATCTATTGCTTACGTGTTCTAAGTGCcagataataaatattttcattaccCTAGGATGGGTCTTATTTGGCAGAGTTCCTCCTCAAGAAGGACTATGAGGTGCACGGCATTATCCGGCGGGCCAGCACCTTCAACACCACACGCATCGAGCATCTTTATGCCGATCCCAAGGCGCACAAGGGCGGTCGGATGAAGCTCCACTACGGCGACATGACGGACAGTAGCAGCCTGGTCAAGATCATCAATATGGTGAAGCCCACGGAGATTTACAACTTGGCGGCACAATCCCATGTGAAGGTATCCTTTGACCTGAGTGAATACACGGCAGAGGTGGATGCCGTGGGCACACTTCGCATTCTGGACGCCATACGAACTTGTGGCATGGAGAAGTCAGTGAGGTTCTATCAAGCCTCCACTTCGGAGCTTTATGGCAAAGTGGTGGAGACACCGCAAAATGAACAGACACCCTTTTATCCCAGGTCGCCATATGGTAAGCAGCTTCGCTCTATCACTTAGTCTGAATTTAATACCATCTCCACCTTAAGCCTGCGCCAAAATGTATGGCTTTTGGATCGTCATCAACTACCGGGAGGCCTACAACATGTACGCCTGCAATGGCATCCTTTTCAATCACGAGAGTCCACGACGtggcgaaaactttgtgaccCGGAAAATCACCCGTAGTGTGGCCAAGATTCTGCTCAAACAAATGGAGTACTTTGAGCTGGGCAATCTGGACTCAAAACGCGACTGGGGACACGCCAGCGATTACGTGGAGGCGATGTGGATGATGCTGCAGCGGGACTCGCCCTCCGACTACGTCATTGCCACGGGCGAAACCCACAGTGTGCGCGAGTTCGTGGAAGCCGCATTCAAGCATATCGGACGCGAGATAACGTGGCAGGGCAAGGGCGTGGAAGAGGTGGGCGTGGAGAGCAGCAGCGGCGTTGTACGCGTCCGCATCAATCCAAAGTATTTCCGGCCTACGGAGGTGGATCTGCTACAGGGCGACGCCTCCAAGGCCAAGCGGGAGCTCGACTGGGCGCCCAAGGTTAGCTTTCTGGAGCTTGTCAGCGACATGATGAAGGCCGACATCGAGTTGATGAAGAAGAACCCCATTGCCTAGGGCCTGGAAGCCCGGACTGGGACTTAATACGGCACAAAGCTCTCTGCCCCCGCTTGCGGAGCTATCCACTAACCATAGTCCTAAGCGTGAATAGTGATCACTGTATTCGATTCGATTGTCACCGCTGTGCATGTATTTCTGTAATCTCTTGGGGATTTGCAATCATTCCTTTTCTACTTTGCTGCGTACGTTCAAGTTCTATGTGTGTGAttctaattgtttttatacacTTTACCAAATCTAACGaatatttgcaataaatacgtttaaactataaacttttcaacgaaatgttttcgaaattatgtttattcttTCCAGGCTAAacacataaatcaaaaacatacGAGGGCA
This genomic stretch from Drosophila gunungcola strain Sukarami unplaced genomic scaffold, Dgunungcola_SK_2 000001F, whole genome shotgun sequence harbors:
- the LOC128262757 gene encoding GDP-mannose 4,6 dehydratase, whose protein sequence is MSTSDGAPESKKPRPESSSNGSKDQNGTAAGAGGDSRDKVALITGITGQDGSYLAEFLLKKDYEVHGIIRRASTFNTTRIEHLYADPKAHKGGRMKLHYGDMTDSSSLVKIINMVKPTEIYNLAAQSHVKVSFDLSEYTAEVDAVGTLRILDAIRTCGMEKSVRFYQASTSELYGKVVETPQNEQTPFYPRSPYACAKMYGFWIVINYREAYNMYACNGILFNHESPRRGENFVTRKITRSVAKILLKQMEYFELGNLDSKRDWGHASDYVEAMWMMLQRDSPSDYVIATGETHSVREFVEAAFKHIGREITWQGKGVEEVGVESSSGVVRVRINPKYFRPTEVDLLQGDASKAKRELDWAPKVSFLELVSDMMKADIELMKKNPIA
- the LOC128262767 gene encoding mannose-P-dolichol utilization defect 1 protein homolog, whose amino-acid sequence is MTDLIKQGALFLMSEKCYDNYFLEHNFLDIPCFKALLSKGLGLAIIAGSVLVKVPQVLKILNSKSGEGINIVGVVLDLLAISFHLSYNFMHGYPFSAWGDSTFLAIQTVAIAVLVLFFNGRKAQSGLFLLGYVVLMYVLNSGLTPMSVLFTIQSCNIPILLVGKLSQAYTNFQAGSTGQLSAATVIMMFAGSVARIFTSIQETGDTMIILTFIASTFANSVILGQLIYYWDKPAGAVKDSKAKKPKSKKDD